In a genomic window of Fusobacterium perfoetens:
- a CDS encoding tRNA threonylcarbamoyladenosine dehydratase, protein MIFKREELLIGKENLEKLKNSHVLVFGLGGVGGYVVEGLVRGGVGELTIVDYDTVDITNINRQIIATMDTVGERKTDLIEKRAKSINPDIKINKINEKYLKENSDKFFENKNYTYIVDAIDMVTSKLSIIENSARLGIPIISSMGTGNKLDPTLLEIADISKTSVCPLARVIRKEVKARGIKKLKVLYSKENPIKPINEEGSREKSVNVGSISFVPSVAGLIIAGEVIKDICNLK, encoded by the coding sequence ATGATATTTAAAAGAGAAGAATTATTAATTGGAAAAGAAAATTTAGAAAAACTTAAAAATTCCCATGTACTTGTCTTTGGACTTGGAGGAGTGGGAGGATATGTAGTTGAAGGATTAGTTCGTGGTGGTGTTGGAGAATTAACAATCGTTGACTACGACACTGTGGATATAACTAATATTAACAGACAGATTATAGCCACAATGGATACTGTTGGAGAAAGAAAGACTGACCTTATCGAAAAAAGAGCTAAATCTATAAATCCTGATATTAAAATCAATAAAATCAACGAAAAATATCTAAAAGAAAACAGTGATAAATTTTTTGAAAATAAAAATTATACTTATATAGTTGATGCTATTGATATGGTCACTTCTAAACTTAGCATTATAGAAAATAGTGCTAGACTTGGTATCCCAATAATTTCATCAATGGGGACTGGAAACAAACTTGACCCAACTTTATTGGAGATAGCTGATATATCAAAAACCTCTGTTTGCCCTTTGGCTCGTGTAATTAGAAAAGAGGTAAAAGCAAGAGGAATTAAAAAATTAAAAGTTTTATACTCAAAGGAAAATCCAATAAAACCTATTAATGAAGAGGGAAGCAGAGAAAAATCTGTGAATGTTGGAAGTATTTCTTTTGTGCCATCAGTGGCAGGTCTTATTATAGCTGGTGAAGTTATAAAAGATATTTGTAATTTAAAATAA
- a CDS encoding VOC family protein: protein MLNIENIHHVAIIASDYKKSKEFYTKILGFQIEKETYREERDSYKLDLKINGLYQIELFSFPNAPKRVTNPEARGLRHLAFQVADLEKEVEELNKNGISTEPIRVDEVTGKRFTFFRDPDDLPLELYEK from the coding sequence ATGTTAAATATAGAAAATATTCATCATGTTGCAATAATAGCGTCAGATTACAAAAAATCAAAGGAGTTTTATACAAAAATTTTAGGTTTCCAAATAGAAAAGGAAACTTACAGAGAAGAGAGAGACTCTTATAAATTAGATTTAAAAATAAATGGACTTTATCAAATAGAGCTTTTTTCTTTTCCAAATGCTCCAAAAAGAGTTACTAACCCAGAGGCAAGAGGTCTAAGACATCTAGCTTTTCAAGTGGCTGACTTAGAAAAAGAGGTAGAAGAGTTAAATAAAAATGGAATATCAACAGAGCCAATAAGAGTTGATGAGGTTACAGGAAAAAGATTTACTTTTTTTAGAGATCCAGATGATTTACCACTAGAATTATATGAAAAATAA
- the ligA gene encoding NAD-dependent DNA ligase LigA, giving the protein MKKEERIKELRELIEKYSYYYYTLNESLISDVEFDKLLKELEELEKVNPQYSMFDSPTMQVGSSLKNTKFSKVTHKEKMLSLSNSYNIGEIEDFIKRVDKLLENRKKPSYVLEVKLDGLSISVTYKDGKLVQGVTRGDGVIGEDVTENILQIQSIPKFLKEKIDIEVRGEIVLPISKFQKINEKRLANGEEIFANPRNAASGTLRQLDPEIVKERGLDCYFYFVVGGEKYGIKTHREAFDFIEKIGLKTTGIDEVLTSVEEIDKRIEYWKDAREKLDYETDGMVLKVNEIEYWEVLGNTTKSPRWAIAYKFPAKQVSTKLLGITWQVGRTGKVTPVAELEEVEVSGSRVKRASLHNFDEIVRKDIKIGDKVFIEKAAEIIPQVVKSIKELRTGEEQEVLAPTTCPICGTALEKEEGLVDLKCPNPSCPAKVQGRFEYFVSRDGMNIIGLGQKIVERFLELGYLNDVTDIYRLSEHREEMEALEKMGKKSVENLLNSIEESKQREYSKVLYSLGIPEVGKFMANLLADESGSIDRLMEMTKDELLMINGVGEKVADSIINFFASEENLEIIEKLKGFGLNFSGEKQSKVEKNVFEGKTFLVTGKLTKFTREGIKEEIEKFGGKNLSAVSKNLDYLIVGEKAGSKLKKAQEIGTIKIITEDEFFNIVSEKE; this is encoded by the coding sequence ATGAAAAAAGAAGAGAGAATAAAAGAGCTAAGAGAACTTATAGAAAAATATAGTTACTATTATTATACATTAAACGAAAGTCTTATCTCTGACGTAGAGTTTGACAAGCTTTTAAAAGAGTTAGAAGAGTTAGAAAAAGTAAATCCACAATATTCGATGTTTGACTCACCAACAATGCAAGTAGGGTCAAGCCTTAAGAATACAAAATTTAGTAAAGTTACTCATAAAGAAAAGATGTTAAGCCTTTCTAATAGTTATAATATTGGAGAGATAGAGGATTTTATAAAAAGAGTGGATAAACTTTTGGAAAATAGAAAAAAACCAAGCTATGTCCTAGAAGTTAAACTAGACGGACTTTCAATTAGTGTAACCTATAAAGATGGAAAACTTGTTCAAGGGGTTACAAGAGGAGATGGAGTAATTGGAGAGGATGTAACAGAAAATATTTTACAAATCCAAAGTATTCCAAAATTCTTAAAAGAAAAAATTGATATAGAGGTAAGGGGAGAAATCGTTTTACCAATCAGCAAATTCCAAAAAATAAATGAAAAAAGATTAGCTAATGGTGAAGAGATATTTGCAAACCCAAGAAATGCGGCGAGCGGTACATTAAGACAACTTGACCCAGAGATAGTAAAAGAAAGAGGTCTTGATTGTTATTTCTATTTCGTTGTTGGTGGAGAAAAATATGGTATCAAAACTCATAGAGAGGCTTTTGATTTCATAGAAAAAATTGGTCTTAAGACAACAGGAATTGACGAAGTATTAACATCAGTTGAAGAGATAGATAAACGTATTGAGTATTGGAAAGATGCAAGAGAGAAACTAGACTATGAAACAGACGGAATGGTTTTAAAAGTAAACGAGATAGAGTATTGGGAAGTTTTAGGAAATACTACAAAATCTCCTAGATGGGCAATAGCATATAAATTCCCAGCAAAACAAGTGTCAACAAAACTTTTAGGTATTACTTGGCAAGTTGGAAGAACTGGAAAAGTTACACCAGTGGCAGAACTTGAAGAGGTAGAAGTATCAGGTAGCCGTGTAAAAAGAGCTAGTCTTCACAACTTTGATGAAATAGTTAGAAAAGATATTAAAATTGGAGATAAAGTATTTATAGAAAAGGCAGCTGAGATTATACCGCAAGTTGTAAAATCTATAAAAGAACTTAGAACTGGAGAGGAACAAGAGGTTTTAGCACCTACAACTTGCCCAATCTGTGGAACAGCACTGGAAAAAGAAGAGGGGCTTGTGGATCTAAAATGTCCTAACCCAAGTTGCCCTGCAAAAGTTCAAGGAAGATTTGAATATTTTGTATCTCGTGATGGAATGAATATAATAGGTCTTGGTCAAAAGATAGTTGAAAGATTTTTAGAGCTAGGTTACTTAAATGATGTAACAGATATTTATAGACTTTCAGAACATAGAGAAGAGATGGAAGCCTTAGAAAAAATGGGTAAAAAAAGTGTAGAAAATCTTTTAAACTCAATCGAAGAAAGTAAACAAAGAGAGTATTCAAAGGTTTTATACTCACTTGGTATCCCAGAAGTTGGAAAATTTATGGCAAATCTTTTAGCTGACGAAAGCGGTAGCATAGATAGACTTATGGAAATGACAAAAGATGAGCTACTTATGATAAATGGAGTTGGAGAAAAAGTGGCTGATTCTATTATAAATTTCTTTGCAAGTGAAGAAAATTTAGAGATAATAGAAAAATTAAAAGGCTTTGGTTTAAACTTTTCTGGGGAAAAACAGTCTAAGGTAGAGAAGAACGTTTTTGAAGGAAAAACTTTTTTAGTCACTGGAAAGCTAACTAAATTTACAAGAGAGGGGATAAAAGAGGAGATAGAGAAGTTCGGAGGAAAAAATCTATCTGCTGTAAGTAAAAACTTAGATTATTTAATAGTCGGAGAAAAAGCTGGAAGTAAACTTAAAAAAGCCCAAGAAATTGGTACTATAAAAATAATTACTGAAGATGAATTTTTTAACATTGTAAGTGAAAAAGAGTAA
- a CDS encoding acyl carrier protein — MELNQIERIKKIIEEQLEIPYSSIVDDADLFKDLGADSFDIANIISEIEVGFGVSIPYAEAIHIITFKELIEHTDKKLEKNDI; from the coding sequence ATGGAATTAAATCAAATAGAAAGAATTAAAAAAATAATAGAGGAACAACTTGAAATCCCCTATTCATCTATCGTAGATGATGCAGATTTATTCAAAGATTTAGGTGCTGATTCTTTTGATATAGCAAATATTATAAGTGAGATTGAAGTTGGATTTGGAGTGTCTATCCCTTACGCTGAGGCAATACATATTATAACTTTTAAAGAACTTATAGAACATACTGATAAAAAATTGGAGAAAAATGATATTTAA
- a CDS encoding MBL fold metallo-hydrolase, which produces MITIKTLLENTGSRNRALAFEHGLSFFVTVDDKSYLFDCSGGDKFIKNARKMNIDLSKIDTVICSHSHYDHSCGFLDLVDNFKIKKLITGKNYFDPKYSFDGMKYTYLGCGFNKDFLEGNGIEHIICDDMLELQENVYLVGNFKRNYDFEKSPARFVVERDGKIQIDDFRDEISLVIKTDEGLVVVTGCSHPGILNILSTIKERFNMDICAVYGGTHLVEASDERLAKTLVELKKLGVKLLGFSHCSGEKIVELIKNDKDFLSCSLNTGDEIKIF; this is translated from the coding sequence ATGATAACTATAAAAACTTTATTGGAAAATACTGGTTCGAGAAATCGTGCTTTAGCTTTTGAACACGGATTATCTTTTTTTGTGACTGTTGATGATAAATCTTATCTATTTGATTGTAGCGGTGGAGATAAATTTATAAAAAATGCTAGAAAAATGAATATCGACTTATCAAAAATCGATACTGTAATTTGTAGCCACTCTCACTATGACCACTCTTGTGGATTTTTAGATTTGGTAGACAATTTTAAAATCAAAAAACTTATCACTGGAAAAAATTATTTTGACCCTAAATACTCTTTTGATGGAATGAAATACACTTATCTTGGTTGTGGATTTAATAAAGATTTCTTAGAAGGTAATGGGATTGAACATATTATCTGTGATGATATGCTAGAGCTACAAGAAAATGTTTATTTAGTTGGTAATTTTAAAAGAAATTATGATTTTGAAAAAAGTCCAGCTAGATTTGTAGTGGAAAGAGATGGAAAAATTCAAATAGATGATTTTCGTGATGAGATATCTTTGGTTATAAAAACTGATGAGGGACTTGTTGTAGTTACAGGTTGCTCTCACCCAGGGATTTTAAATATACTATCAACTATAAAAGAAAGATTTAATATGGATATATGTGCAGTTTATGGGGGAACACATCTTGTAGAGGCTAGTGATGAACGTCTTGCTAAAACTTTAGTAGAACTTAAAAAACTTGGAGTTAAACTTCTTGGTTTCTCTCACTGTTCTGGTGAAAAAATAGTTGAGCTTATTAAAAATGACAAGGATTTCTTAAGCTGTTCTTTAAATACTGGAGATGAGATAAAAATATTTTAA
- a CDS encoding AbrB family transcriptional regulator, with product MFFIITLLVGLIGAMIALKLKVPAGAMIGSLFAVAIFNILTNNADLPQSYKIIAQISTGTFIGAKITANDVKGLKNIFLPSLIMVILMGIVNFLMGYFIYKFTPLDMVTALFATAPGGLTDMTIISYDFGADSSKVALLQMVRLISVVSLIPALIKIIVKNFNKSKGNIKNTVPKVDTSKEDTFLYLSQKEKFVKVFITLVIGAIGGVIGKILNIPSGAMTLSMVATAIYNIYSSNAFMPLRLRQLIQVLAGALIGAKMTLGDIVSLKEIFIPVGIVIMGFCLMNLLLGILIYKITDFSVETSLFATAPGGMSDISIIASELGADTPKVATMQFFRLVTVVAIYPIIINIIKDFFI from the coding sequence ATGTTTTTTATAATTACTTTATTGGTAGGACTTATCGGTGCTATGATAGCTCTTAAACTTAAAGTTCCTGCAGGTGCTATGATAGGCTCTTTATTTGCTGTGGCTATTTTTAACATATTAACAAATAATGCTGATTTACCACAATCATATAAAATTATCGCCCAAATCTCTACTGGAACATTTATTGGTGCAAAAATTACAGCCAATGATGTAAAAGGACTTAAAAATATTTTCTTGCCAAGTCTTATTATGGTAATTTTAATGGGAATTGTTAATTTTCTAATGGGATATTTTATTTATAAGTTTACACCACTTGATATGGTAACAGCTCTATTTGCAACAGCTCCCGGAGGTTTAACTGATATGACAATTATCTCTTATGATTTTGGAGCTGACTCATCTAAGGTAGCCTTACTTCAAATGGTACGTCTTATATCTGTGGTAAGTCTTATCCCTGCACTTATAAAAATAATTGTAAAAAACTTTAATAAATCAAAAGGAAATATAAAAAATACTGTTCCTAAAGTTGATACTTCCAAAGAAGATACTTTCTTATATCTTAGCCAAAAAGAAAAATTTGTAAAGGTATTTATAACTTTAGTTATAGGAGCTATCGGAGGAGTTATTGGAAAAATATTAAATATTCCATCTGGTGCTATGACTTTATCAATGGTGGCTACTGCTATTTATAATATTTATTCTAGCAACGCTTTTATGCCACTAAGACTAAGACAACTTATCCAAGTATTAGCTGGAGCTTTAATTGGAGCTAAGATGACACTTGGAGATATTGTAAGCCTTAAAGAAATTTTTATTCCTGTTGGAATTGTAATTATGGGATTTTGTTTGATGAATCTTTTACTTGGAATTTTAATTTATAAGATAACTGATTTTAGTGTAGAGACTTCTCTTTTTGCAACAGCTCCCGGTGGAATGTCTGATATATCTATAATTGCTAGTGAACTTGGAGCTGATACTCCTAAGGTAGCCACAATGCAGTTTTTTAGACTTGTAACTGTGGTGGCAATCTATCCCATAATTATTAATATAATTAAGGATTTCTTTATTTAA